In Acidisarcina polymorpha, the DNA window CGAGATGGGAGCAATGCAACATCTCCCGCATCTCACTAGCAGAGGCTTGCAGCAATGGTTTCGGGCAGTAGTTGTGCAGTGTTGTCATTTCTGAAAAAGTCTGGCGTAGTAGTGTCGATCGCCGTACTTTCCGTGGTCTCTCTTCATGCACAGGCGCCGTCTCCGACGGAGTCTAGTTCGGCGGATTACCGCTTTTTGCTGTCGAGCGACGAGCTCGGCGGGTTGGAACCCGCACCCGCGGCAGGCGGCCAATACGGTGGGCAGTCTACCTATCCGGACTACCATGGCCGCTGGAGTCATCTTGCCATTGAAGGCGGCGGCGGCTTTACTGCGCCCTTAGGGAACTCAAGCGGTGATCTCACCTACGGCTGGAACTTCCGCGGCGGCTTAGGATGGAATTTTTCGAAGAGGTTCGCTTTGCTCGGGGAGTATGAATTCGATCGAAACAAGATACCTGCGGCAATCCTGCAGCAGGTCGGTGAGCCGGGTGGCAATGTCCATACGTGGTCATTGACCCTTGACCCTGTCTGGAATTACAAGACAAGCGGGCGGGTCGGCGGCTATGTAACTGGGGGCGGCGGTTTCTACCGCAAGCTCACCTCGTTCACCGAACCTGCTCTGGCCCAGGGAGTCTATTGCGACTTCTTTTACTGCTATCCCTATTACTACACGACCAACGTCACGGTCAGTCATTATTCCAGTAACCAAGGGGGCCTGAATATAGGTACTGGATTGACCTTCGGCAGATGGGAAAACGCAAAGTTTTTCGCCGAGGCGAGATATGAATGGCTGGCTACGCCTGGCCGCAACACGCAAATCATTCCGGTGACCTTCGGATTGCGGTGGTGAGAGTGCGCCGCCTTTATCTCCGCATCGAGCAGGTTACCAGCGGTAGCCTGCTTGATGCATTCTCAATAGTCCACCCGCTAGCACCGCCACGGGCGTAAGCACGATCAGAGCGAACTGGTAGCTGATGGACTGCTGGCCGCGGAGCTGTAGAGCTGAGAGCGCGCTCAAGACCAGAATCACGATGGCCAGCATAAGAATATGCCGAAGCGGGTCTGGCCTGGCGATGATGGCCGTGACATAGCCGCCGGTTGCCGCAAAGGCCGCACTGTAGACAAGGTTGAGCAGTAAATACCGGCGCCGCGGATGGTCCTGTTCGCCCACCCAGCGAGGAAAGGTCTTACTAATTGCGGCGGTGACCATGGTGATGAGCACAGCCATGGTCGCAAAGCCCGCCAGTAGCGCGAGGAAGGATCGTTCGACGTTTGCAAAGTGCAAATGGTTCATGACCTACTCGCTTGCCGGCGCGCCCGGTGATCCACTCTTCATCTCCGCCTCGATTTCATCCGCAGTGTGCGGCAATTTCTGAGTAAGTTGAATGAGCTTCCCCTGGTCGTCTGCGTAGTAAATATCCTCGATGCGGATGCCGATCTTCTCTTCGGGAATATATATCCCAGGCTCGATGGTGAATATCATTTTCTGCCCGAGCGGCTTTGTGTAATCGAAGGGATCATGAACGTCGATGCCGACCAGGTGACCGATCCCATGGATGAAATACTTCCCCAGCGGTTCGCCGTGCAGGTCTTTGCCATGTTCATTCATGTACTTCCAGGCGATCGTATCCAAAGAATCGGCGTACTTATGTAGAGGATCATTTTCCCGCGACTTACCAGCGACGAAGGCAGCCTCGGCGGCGCGTTGTGCACCGAGCACAATGTTATAGATCTCCCGCTGACGGTCAGTGAAGCGACCGCCAACCGGAACCGTTCTGGTGATGTCGGAGGCGTACATTGAGAACTCCCCGGCGGCGTCAACCACCACTACATCCCCCGACTTCAGGATGTTCTCGCTGGCCGAGTAATGGAGCACCGTCGAATTCGATCCCGAGGCGACAATCGGCGGATAGGACGGCCGTTCACATCCACCACCGAGCATCTTCTGAATCAAAAGACCGGTGATGGCCCGCTCCGACGCTCCGGGTTTCACCGCATGGATCATCGCGAGCTGCGCCTGAATAGACGC includes these proteins:
- a CDS encoding outer membrane beta-barrel protein — its product is MSFLKKSGVVVSIAVLSVVSLHAQAPSPTESSSADYRFLLSSDELGGLEPAPAAGGQYGGQSTYPDYHGRWSHLAIEGGGGFTAPLGNSSGDLTYGWNFRGGLGWNFSKRFALLGEYEFDRNKIPAAILQQVGEPGGNVHTWSLTLDPVWNYKTSGRVGGYVTGGGGFYRKLTSFTEPALAQGVYCDFFYCYPYYYTTNVTVSHYSSNQGGLNIGTGLTFGRWENAKFFAEARYEWLATPGRNTQIIPVTFGLRW
- a CDS encoding aminopeptidase P family protein; this encodes MSPRQSRSRSVFNDLIVSQGRETLQRGNPMRHIYFWVFLLATGLNAATGSALDRQPAAIYHARREALAEKLEGGVAILFAANEPALEYQQYRQDEDFYYLTGWNEPGAALLIESPVAAHDRASARGYREVMLLPIRNLRMERYTGVKLDAASAGAANRIGIDEVRSMADLPGILIEDLGKDPRALSGIWSQTDVPQAKPALAWAAVTLGAADAPAFLDVRRPVAELRASKDNGELELVRKATDASIQAQLAMIHAVKPGASERAITGLLIQKMLGGGCERPSYPPIVASGSNSTVLHYSASENILKSGDVVVVDAAGEFSMYASDITRTVPVGGRFTDRQREIYNIVLGAQRAAEAAFVAGKSRENDPLHKYADSLDTIAWKYMNEHGKDLHGEPLGKYFIHGIGHLVGIDVHDPFDYTKPLGQKMIFTIEPGIYIPEEKIGIRIEDIYYADDQGKLIQLTQKLPHTADEIEAEMKSGSPGAPASE